One Alcaligenes ammonioxydans DNA segment encodes these proteins:
- a CDS encoding HlyD family secretion protein, giving the protein MSTPSTLKKNIVPVLIVAGVLGLGWWAWQKMSNTGPGDGFVSGNGRIEATEIDISTKFAGRIQSIEAREGDFVKKGEVLAVMQQDSLEAARDEAVAGLRQAENNVAVAQAQVALRESDAIAAKAMVGQRESELDAAQRRLARSTTLSKEGAASVQELDDDRARVRGAQAAVAASQAQANAAVAAINAAKAQLIGAQSAVEAAHAAVARIEADLRDSELVSPRDGRVQFRVAQPGEVLGAGGRVLNVLDLSDVYMTFFLPSEVAGKVALGSEVRLVLDAIPDMPVPATVSFVASSAQFTPKSVETASERQKLMFRVKAQIAPELLKKHLEQVKTGLPGVAWVKLDPNASWPESLTSTLTE; this is encoded by the coding sequence ATGAGCACACCCTCTACCTTGAAAAAAAACATTGTTCCTGTCCTGATTGTTGCCGGGGTTCTAGGCCTGGGTTGGTGGGCATGGCAGAAAATGTCCAATACCGGTCCGGGTGACGGCTTTGTCAGCGGTAATGGTCGTATCGAGGCGACCGAGATTGATATCTCCACCAAGTTTGCCGGCCGTATCCAGAGCATTGAGGCCCGCGAAGGCGACTTTGTGAAGAAAGGCGAAGTGCTGGCTGTCATGCAGCAAGACAGTCTGGAGGCTGCTCGTGATGAGGCTGTTGCCGGTTTGCGGCAGGCTGAGAACAATGTGGCCGTTGCGCAGGCCCAGGTGGCACTGCGTGAAAGCGATGCGATTGCCGCCAAGGCGATGGTCGGGCAGCGTGAGTCCGAACTGGATGCTGCCCAGCGTCGTCTGGCTCGTTCCACCACCTTGTCCAAAGAAGGGGCCGCGTCGGTGCAGGAACTGGACGATGACCGCGCCCGCGTGCGGGGCGCTCAGGCAGCTGTTGCTGCCAGTCAAGCGCAAGCCAATGCGGCGGTTGCTGCCATCAATGCGGCCAAGGCCCAGTTGATCGGCGCCCAGTCTGCGGTTGAGGCCGCCCATGCCGCGGTTGCCCGCATCGAAGCGGACCTGCGCGACAGTGAGCTGGTCAGTCCGCGCGATGGACGGGTGCAGTTTCGGGTTGCCCAGCCTGGTGAGGTGCTGGGGGCCGGGGGACGGGTGCTCAATGTGCTGGATTTGTCCGATGTGTACATGACCTTCTTTCTGCCTAGTGAAGTGGCGGGCAAGGTGGCCCTGGGCTCCGAAGTGCGTCTGGTGCTCGATGCGATCCCCGATATGCCTGTTCCTGCCACCGTGTCGTTTGTTGCCAGCTCGGCCCAGTTCACGCCCAAGAGTGTCGAGACGGCGTCAGAACGTCAAAAACTGATGTTTCGTGTCAAGGCTCAGATTGCTCCAGAGCTCTTGAAAAAACACCTGGAGCAAGTCAAGACAGGCCTGCCTGGGGTGGCCTGGGTGAAGCTGGACCCCAATGCCAGCTGGCCTGAGTCGCTGACTTCCACCCTGACGGAGTAA
- a CDS encoding efflux transporter outer membrane subunit, whose translation MAPQTHDVSIKHQSVARRPYFALAALLVTLAGCTSMAPDYVQPASPVPHAYPDLSAGQAEAVRARDLGWRQYFKDPVLSKLIETALANNRDMRVAVLRVEEARAALNLQRSERFPAFTVGGQTARSRVPGDMNPSGQAVTGGDYRAQIGLTTWELDLWGRVRSLEDAALQGWLASEAGRQAVHVALVSQVANNYLVVRELDERVQIARKSVESRQESYRIFSRRYEVGATSRLDVTQVQTLLTQAQSLLAQLEQQRAVQVHALQQLLGADPGVPLSGAPLNENVMLAELAPGLPSDLMLWRPDIIAAEHTLRAANANIGAARAAFFPRIALTGSFGTASAELDGLFDSGSKAWTFAPTISLPIFDGGRRSANLDAAYVRRDIRVAEYEKAIQSAFREVSDALSARRWLSQQLEVQLVARQAQTERARLAQMRYDNGSAAYLEVLDAQRDLLDVEQQVVQTRRALLASQIALYSALGGGLDPADTLTNISIPSQSDSSSSQL comes from the coding sequence ATGGCTCCACAGACCCACGATGTGAGTATCAAGCATCAAAGCGTTGCGCGTCGTCCTTATTTCGCGCTGGCTGCCTTGCTGGTCACGCTGGCAGGTTGTACCTCGATGGCGCCCGATTATGTTCAGCCCGCATCCCCTGTTCCGCACGCCTATCCGGATCTGTCCGCAGGGCAGGCCGAGGCGGTGCGGGCGCGGGACCTGGGGTGGCGTCAGTACTTTAAAGATCCGGTTCTGAGCAAGCTGATTGAAACCGCATTGGCCAATAACCGCGATATGCGAGTGGCCGTGTTACGGGTTGAGGAAGCGCGCGCCGCGCTGAACTTGCAGCGTAGCGAGCGTTTTCCGGCGTTTACGGTGGGCGGTCAGACAGCCCGGTCGCGTGTGCCGGGCGATATGAATCCCTCCGGGCAGGCCGTTACAGGCGGGGATTACCGTGCGCAGATCGGTTTGACCACGTGGGAGCTGGACTTATGGGGACGGGTGCGCAGCCTGGAAGATGCAGCGTTGCAGGGCTGGCTGGCAAGTGAGGCGGGTCGTCAGGCGGTGCATGTGGCCTTGGTCTCGCAAGTAGCCAATAACTATCTGGTCGTGCGCGAACTGGATGAACGCGTACAGATTGCCCGCAAAAGTGTCGAGAGCCGTCAGGAGTCCTATCGTATCTTTTCCCGCCGCTACGAGGTGGGGGCCACCTCCAGGCTGGATGTCACCCAGGTGCAAACCTTGCTGACACAGGCTCAGTCGCTACTGGCTCAACTGGAGCAGCAGCGGGCGGTACAAGTGCATGCCCTGCAGCAACTTCTGGGCGCGGACCCGGGCGTCCCCCTGAGCGGCGCTCCGCTCAACGAGAACGTGATGTTGGCCGAGCTGGCCCCTGGTTTACCTTCGGACCTGATGCTGTGGCGGCCGGATATTATTGCCGCGGAGCATACATTGCGCGCCGCCAATGCCAACATTGGAGCGGCGCGTGCGGCCTTTTTCCCACGCATTGCCTTGACGGGCAGTTTCGGCACGGCCAGCGCTGAGTTGGACGGTTTGTTCGATTCCGGCAGCAAGGCCTGGACATTCGCTCCTACCATTTCCCTGCCTATTTTTGATGGCGGCCGCCGCAGTGCCAACCTGGATGCGGCTTATGTACGCCGTGACATACGAGTGGCGGAGTACGAGAAAGCCATTCAGAGTGCCTTTCGTGAAGTCTCGGACGCCTTGTCGGCGCGTCGCTGGTTAAGTCAGCAGCTGGAGGTCCAATTGGTCGCCCGTCAGGCCCAGACCGAGCGCGCCCGTTTAGCGCAGATGCGCTACGACAATGGGTCGGCTGCTTATCTGGAAGTGCTGGATGCGCAACGAGACTTGCTGGATGTGGAGCAGCAGGTGGTGCAAACGCGCCGCGCACTGCTAGCCAGTCAGATTGCGCTGTACAGCGCCCTGGGCGGTGGCTTGGACCCCGCCGACACCCTGACAAACATTTCTATCCCTTCTCAATCGGATTCATCTTCGAGCCAGTTATGA
- a CDS encoding PHA/PHB synthase family protein, giving the protein MVSRQSPDQTEHLDASARAAWARIWSSLSPESQFLAWMDWIRHLGLSPGKQEQLRQLAQRQWEQLFREWSQELAAAAQLPAHASVQTPSSAAVADRRFSDPAWDRWPFNLLRQTYQAQQQWWQSATEGVAGVEPHHQKLVAFGAEQWLNMLSPSNFAWTNPLVWDRTLAEQGANFSRGLENWQQDMQAQLAGEPPVGTEDFQVGKDVAATPGKVVLRNELAELIQYAPSSKQVHPEPVLIVPAWIMKYYILDLSAHNSLIKYLVDQGHTVFCVSWKNPQAQDHAFGMDDYIRLGWKASLDAINAIVPGQKIHATGYCLGGTLLAIAAAAMARDGDERLASLTFFAAQTDFSEPGDLSLFIDESQVSLLEAQMADEGYLRANQMEVAFQLLRSADLVWAPLVNKYLLGERRPLNDLMAWNADATRMPATMHSQYLRRMYLNNDLSQNRYPVEGRIVSLAHINLPIFCVGTVSDHVAPWRSVYKLHYLVPAEITFVLTTGGHNAGIVSEPGHPRRHYQIHTRAAGTAPVLVDEWQAQAASHSGSWWPAWSAWLKARSGAQTKKPPQMGAAKQGYAPLGPAPGQYVLVK; this is encoded by the coding sequence ATGGTGAGTAGGCAGTCCCCTGATCAGACTGAGCATCTGGACGCATCCGCACGAGCCGCTTGGGCTCGTATCTGGAGCTCGCTCTCTCCTGAATCGCAGTTTCTAGCCTGGATGGACTGGATACGCCATCTGGGTTTGAGCCCAGGTAAACAGGAGCAGCTCAGACAACTGGCTCAACGCCAGTGGGAGCAGTTGTTTCGCGAATGGAGCCAAGAGCTGGCAGCGGCGGCTCAACTTCCTGCTCACGCCTCTGTTCAGACCCCGTCGTCTGCTGCTGTTGCCGACCGTCGGTTTTCTGATCCTGCATGGGACCGTTGGCCATTCAATTTATTGCGACAGACCTATCAGGCGCAGCAGCAATGGTGGCAAAGTGCCACTGAAGGAGTGGCTGGCGTTGAGCCGCATCATCAAAAGCTGGTCGCTTTTGGTGCCGAGCAATGGCTGAACATGCTGAGTCCCAGCAATTTTGCCTGGACCAACCCCCTGGTATGGGACAGAACCCTGGCCGAGCAGGGCGCGAATTTCAGTCGCGGTCTGGAGAACTGGCAGCAGGATATGCAGGCCCAACTAGCGGGTGAGCCGCCTGTCGGGACCGAGGATTTTCAGGTAGGAAAGGATGTGGCCGCTACACCCGGCAAGGTGGTGTTGCGCAACGAGCTGGCCGAGCTGATTCAGTATGCGCCCAGCAGCAAGCAGGTCCACCCGGAACCCGTTTTGATTGTTCCGGCCTGGATCATGAAGTACTACATTCTAGACCTGTCGGCCCATAACTCCCTGATTAAATACTTGGTAGATCAAGGCCATACCGTATTTTGCGTGTCCTGGAAGAACCCCCAGGCCCAGGATCATGCTTTTGGCATGGACGATTACATTCGTCTGGGCTGGAAAGCCAGCCTTGATGCGATCAACGCGATTGTCCCCGGCCAGAAAATTCATGCTACGGGCTATTGCCTGGGCGGCACCCTGCTGGCGATCGCGGCAGCCGCCATGGCACGGGATGGCGATGAGCGCCTCGCTTCCCTGACCTTCTTTGCTGCGCAGACGGACTTTTCAGAGCCGGGCGATTTGTCCTTGTTCATCGACGAAAGCCAGGTCAGTCTGCTGGAAGCCCAGATGGCCGATGAAGGGTATTTACGCGCCAATCAGATGGAAGTGGCCTTTCAGCTTCTACGTTCCGCGGATTTGGTATGGGCGCCTTTGGTCAATAAGTATTTATTGGGTGAACGCCGTCCGCTTAACGATCTGATGGCCTGGAATGCGGACGCTACCCGTATGCCTGCCACCATGCATTCGCAATATTTGCGGCGCATGTATTTGAATAATGATTTAAGTCAAAACCGTTATCCGGTGGAAGGTCGTATCGTTTCTCTTGCGCACATTAATTTGCCTATTTTTTGCGTCGGCACTGTTTCTGATCATGTTGCCCCCTGGCGCTCTGTTTATAAGCTGCATTATCTGGTGCCTGCCGAGATCACGTTTGTTTTGACCACAGGCGGTCATAACGCCGGAATCGTCAGCGAACCGGGCCATCCGCGCCGTCATTATCAGATTCATACCCGTGCAGCAGGCACAGCGCCTGTTTTGGTGGACGAGTGGCAGGCACAAGCCGCTTCGCATTCAGGTTCCTGGTGGCCCGCTTGGAGTGCATGGCTGAAAGCGCGCTCGGGCGCGCAAACAAAAAAGCCACCGCAGATGGGTGCCGCCAAGCAGGGTTACGCCCCTCTAGGCCCCGCGCCCGGTCAATACGTATTGGTGAAGTAA
- a CDS encoding TetR/AcrR family transcriptional regulator yields the protein MTDSPSNKSTKNESTNKRRYLSSAERKREILSAAFEEFSHRGFLGTSLERIAARAGISKSGIYAHYSSKDEVFEDMLRHTLLPAQGHAFELSDSYQADTLSCIVDEYLKQLYERLSSPDVQAMFRLLMTESGRVPDLAHYWGKQLLSQNYMANQAFFEAGIQRGLIRPDVSASDYTLAASPSLMWLMVLLVLGPENSPVAFEEVRLLHKRLLMEQLQPTA from the coding sequence ATGACAGACTCACCTAGCAATAAATCGACAAAAAACGAAAGCACAAACAAGCGACGCTACCTGTCCTCGGCCGAGCGCAAACGCGAAATTCTGAGCGCCGCCTTTGAAGAGTTTTCTCACCGGGGATTTCTGGGTACCTCGCTGGAACGCATCGCGGCCCGCGCCGGCATTTCCAAGTCCGGAATTTACGCGCACTACAGCAGCAAAGACGAGGTATTCGAGGACATGCTTCGCCACACTCTGCTGCCTGCTCAAGGCCATGCCTTCGAACTATCGGATTCTTACCAGGCCGATACTTTGTCCTGTATCGTGGACGAGTATCTCAAGCAACTGTATGAACGTCTGTCCAGCCCGGATGTGCAAGCCATGTTCAGGCTATTGATGACAGAAAGCGGTCGAGTGCCTGATCTGGCGCATTACTGGGGCAAGCAGCTCCTGAGCCAGAACTACATGGCTAACCAGGCTTTCTTTGAAGCGGGAATACAGCGTGGGCTCATCCGCCCCGATGTCAGCGCCTCGGACTACACGCTGGCTGCCTCGCCCTCCCTGATGTGGCTGATGGTCCTGCTGGTCCTGGGACCGGAAAACTCGCCCGTGGCCTTTGAAGAAGTCCGTCTGTTGCACAAGCGCCTGCTGATGGAACAACTGCAACCCACCGCTTAA
- a CDS encoding 7-cyano-7-deazaguanine/7-aminomethyl-7-deazaguanine transporter — MILPAMPSSRLSLYVRLLIAFHVFIVIASNYLVQLPIELFGFHSTWGAFSFPFVFLATDLTVRLMGKSQARRVITRAMFPALIASYVVSVLFHEGQFNGLQALGEFNSFVFRIALASFAAYVLGQLLDVQVFDRIRRDYTQWWIAPAAASVFGQALDTLAFFGIAFWRSSNPFMAEHWGEIALVDYVIKLGVSLLLFVPMYGVLLNSLISTMKRRALSPAQVKA, encoded by the coding sequence ATGATTCTGCCCGCTATGCCGTCTTCACGGCTGTCGCTGTATGTGCGACTTCTCATTGCCTTTCACGTATTCATCGTGATCGCCAGCAATTATCTGGTTCAACTTCCTATTGAGCTGTTTGGCTTTCATAGCACCTGGGGCGCTTTCAGCTTTCCTTTTGTGTTTCTGGCAACCGACCTGACCGTGCGCCTGATGGGTAAATCGCAGGCACGACGCGTCATCACCCGCGCCATGTTTCCGGCCCTGATCGCCTCCTATGTCGTCTCCGTGCTGTTCCATGAAGGCCAGTTCAATGGCTTGCAGGCACTGGGCGAGTTCAACAGCTTTGTCTTTCGTATTGCACTGGCCAGTTTCGCGGCCTATGTGCTGGGACAGTTGCTGGACGTACAGGTCTTTGACCGCATCCGCCGCGATTACACGCAGTGGTGGATCGCCCCGGCCGCCGCCTCAGTTTTTGGGCAGGCACTGGATACTCTGGCCTTTTTCGGCATCGCCTTCTGGCGCAGCAGCAATCCTTTCATGGCGGAGCACTGGGGCGAAATCGCGCTCGTCGATTACGTCATCAAGCTGGGGGTGAGCCTGTTGCTGTTTGTTCCTATGTACGGTGTCTTGCTCAACTCGCTGATCAGCACCATGAAACGCCGCGCCCTGAGCCCTGCGCAGGTCAAAGCATGA
- the queC gene encoding 7-cyano-7-deazaguanine synthase QueC, translating into MKPQLARRRALVLFSGGQDSATCLAWALDRFAFVETVGFDYGQRNHAELQCRQTLRENLCRHFPHWAERLGEDHVLDAGVLGQIGGSAMTEPMRIAVQDDGLPNTFVPGRNLLFFTLAAALAYRRGLDTLVGGMSETDYSGYPDCRDNTLKALQVALSLGIERPLTIETPLMWLDKADTWEMADQLGSDALVRLIQQDSHTCYQNEREALHDWGYGCGRCPACELRAKGYANWSRRRADPGH; encoded by the coding sequence ATGAAGCCGCAGCTTGCCCGTCGTCGAGCCCTGGTCCTATTTTCGGGGGGACAGGATTCGGCCACTTGTCTGGCATGGGCTCTGGATCGTTTTGCGTTTGTGGAGACCGTGGGCTTTGACTACGGCCAGCGAAACCATGCGGAACTGCAATGTCGCCAGACGTTGCGAGAAAATCTGTGCCGACACTTTCCACATTGGGCAGAGCGCCTGGGCGAAGATCATGTGCTTGACGCCGGTGTTCTGGGACAGATAGGCGGCAGCGCCATGACTGAGCCTATGCGCATTGCGGTGCAGGACGATGGCCTGCCCAATACCTTCGTGCCCGGTCGCAACCTGCTGTTCTTTACTTTGGCCGCTGCCTTGGCCTACCGTCGCGGGCTGGATACGCTGGTAGGCGGCATGTCTGAAACTGACTACTCAGGCTACCCGGACTGCCGGGACAACACCCTTAAAGCTTTGCAAGTCGCCCTGAGTCTGGGCATAGAGCGTCCCCTAACCATAGAGACGCCCCTCATGTGGCTGGACAAGGCTGATACTTGGGAGATGGCCGACCAACTGGGCTCAGATGCTCTGGTCAGGCTGATCCAGCAAGACAGCCATACCTGTTACCAGAATGAGCGGGAAGCGCTGCATGACTGGGGATATGGCTGCGGACGCTGCCCCGCTTGCGAACTGCGCGCCAAAGGATATGCAAACTGGAGCAGGCGGCGTGCCGATCCCGGTCATTGA